The genome window TCCGAGGGCTGTCTGTGTTACTGCAATGGAGAAAACAGTCCCTGCTACGAAAATAATTATAAAAACCTCGGTCACCCGGGGGAGATATTCTTCTTTCAGACGCTCGATCATCAAACCAGCTCTCGAAATAGGAAGGGGTTGAGATCAGCCGTTGACGACCATTTCTTCTACCAGTCCACAGAGTATATGTCCCATTGTCATATGGACCTCCTGTATCCTGGCAAAATCATCGTCCGGAACGATCAGACAGACTTCGGCTGTACCGGCCATCCGCCCACCATCCACTCCGGTAAATGCAAGGGAGGTCATACCGAGATCTGAGGACATTTCGAGGGCCCTCAACATGTTGGGAGAGTTGCCGCTTGTCGAAAGGGCCAGCAGGACATCTCCTTCGTTTCCCAGGCTCTCGAGCTGTTTCGAAAAGACTTCATCGTACGAAAAATCATTTGCGAGAGCCGTGACGACCGAAGAATTGACTGTAAGAGCGAACGACTTGTACCCTTTGATCTTTTTCCTGCGGAACCTGCCGACCAGTTCCCCTGCGATATGTTGAGCATCGGCCGCGCTTCCACCGTTGCCGCATGTGAATATTACGTTCCCCCGCCTGATCGCGGCAGCCATTATCTCCGCCATCCCGACGATCTTTTCGATCTCATCGGATGGAAGTCTCTCCAGGACCTTCTTCAACGCGTCCAGCTCAGTCCTGACCTGTCCTGTATAATCATCTCTGTCCATCTATCTTCCTATTTCGTTAAAACAATGATCGAAAGGATAACGGTCCCCATCGTCACAAAAGAACTGAAAATCGACCCGAAGACCCTCGATTTGGACCTCTTCACGATTATCACATCACCGCGGTTCGGGCGCGTCTGGCCATCACCTTTTCTTTCATGTCCGTCAGGCGAATATATAACGACTCTGTTGATACTTCCGTTCTCGGTCGGGCCTCCCGCGAGTCCCACATACTGGGCAACGGTCCAGTCTCCCTCATACATAAACTTCCCCGGCAATTGCACTTCCCCCCCCACAGCTACCGTCTTGCTGATAGCAGGGATATGAAGCATATCGCCATCTTTGAGCGACAACTCCCTCGTCTGAATCGGAGGTATATAATCCCTTAGATCGAGTCTGATTATCTCCCCGTTCTTCCGTTCTATCGAAGCGGCGCTGAAGTCGACATCCGGCTGAAACTGCCCCACCCTGGCGAGAAGATCCGTCAACCCTTCTCCCTCGGTGATATAGTAATGCCCCGTCTTCCGCGTCGCGCCAAAGACATACACTCTGCTGGTCCCTGTCATTCCGTCCATCACATTTATCTCGTCCCTGTCTCTCAGGACTATCTTGCCGAATTCCGATCTGGCCACAGGCCCCGTCAGTACCGAACCGTCATCCTCCACCCTGCTCAGAAGTATCGTGTCTGAGAATGCTTCCCCCGAAAATCCGCCGGCCAGCCGGATAATATCAAGGACTGTCTCTTCGGGAAGCATCTCGTATACTGCGGACCTGTTCACACTTCCACGCACGACCGTATGGAGGTCTGCCACCGGCACATGTATCCTGTCCCCGTTTGACAGGACAGGATTCCTTGAGAAATCACCTTCGAGAACGAATTTGAGGATGTCGACGCTCAACGTGTCCTCTCCGCGACAGAGCTGCACTCTCCGGTTGGAACCCTTCGAATTGATGCTGCCTGCCAGTTCGATCGCGTCCGACACTCTCTGCACAGCGGTCACTTCCACCGCCCCCGGGACGGCGACCTCGCCGGTCACATAGACTTTGAATACCCTGGGTTGCTGCAGATAGCAGCTCACCTCGATATTCTTGAAATACATGTCGATCTTTTCTGAAAGGACTTCCCTGAATCTGGTCATAGTCAACCCGTCGGCATAAATCCCGCCTACTCCGGGGAAAAACACATACCCTTCGGGAAGAACGACAAGTTGAATAGCTCTGGGCTCCGGACCTGTGATGTTTACAAGAAGACGGTCGTATGGGCCCAGTATATACTCATCGGGGTCTACAGCCTGCTCGAGCCGGGGATGCTCCAGGCCCGAATACATAATACTTCCTGTCTGCTCCTTCTCGGCGGTCTTCCGAACGGCATCACTCTCGGAGAGGGCTCCATCTATCAGGGTTCCTCTCGCTGACTGTGCGATTGCAGCACTGCCGCTGACCAGAACGCAGACGAATAACAGAAGGAAAATCGATTCCTTGAATAATTTCATTTCATCAACCCCGTTCGGACAAAAGCCTTCCCAGAATGTCAGGAAGGGCGTCGAAAACCTTCTTCTCGCTCTCGAGATCCTTCGTGCCCAATTGTGCCAGATGTTTCTTTCCTCCTCCTCCTCCTCCAGCGATCTCACCCAGTTCCTTTACAAGGAGGTCGGCCTGCACCCCGGTTTTAAGAAGATCATCTGTTACGGCGACTACATAATGCATCTTGCCTTTTGATGGAGCAGAGAAAACGGCTACTCCAGAAGCCACCCTCTCCCTGAAAACATCGGCCTGGGCCCGAAGACGTCCGGGATCCTGCACCGGTATGCGTCCCGCGACGACCTTCACCCCTCCCACATCGACTGCTTTTTTCAGTATAGCGTCAAACCCTCCACCAGCCTCTCCCTTTTCAAGTTCCTTTATCGTCTTTTTCATATTCTCTATCTCACCGAGAAGAGAGGTGATCCTGGCCGGAAGCTCTGCTGGACGGGCGTTGAGGAGTCCTGCCGTTTTTTCCTCTTCATCCATCCTGCCATGGATGAATTCAAGGGCGGCCGCCCCGGTCATCGCTTCGATCCTTCTTACTCCAGCGGCGACGCTGCCCTCGGCGATTATCACAAAGAACCCGATTCTGCCACTGTTATCCAGATGCGTCCCGCCGCATAACTCAGTCGAGACCTTACCAGTACTGACTACCCTGACTTTTGCACCGTATTTCTCGTCGAAGATCGCAATAGCCCCCGACTTTACAGCAGCCTGGTAGTCCATCAATTCCGTATTGACCGAAAGCAGATCTCTTACCCAGCCATTTACCAGGTCTTCTATCTCTCTCTTCTCTTCAACGCTGACAGCCTGGAAATGATTAAAATCGAACCTGAGGCGTTCCCCGTCCACCATCGAACCAGCCTGCGCGACATGTTCGCCCACGACCTGGCGCAGTGCTGCGTGGAGCAGGTGGGTGGCTGTATGATTACTGGCTATGGCCAGCCGCCATTCGCTGTCGACTTCGAGAAGGGCGCGTTCACCTTCAGCTGTCAGCATTTCCAGATCAGGGGATGGATCTTCGGGCTCGACGAGGTGCACTGTGTCGCCCCCTCGCTTGAACACGTCACGGACCATCATCTGAATACCCGCTATCTTTACCTTTCCCCTGTCGGCCATCTGCCCACCGGAGGTCGCGTAGAAAGGAGTCTTGTCGAAAACAAGTTCGAGTGCGCTACCTGACCGATCGTCCCAGTTCACGTCTTTCCTCTCATCCCTGTCTGTGACCCTGTAACTCCTGAGAATCCCTTCCCCGGTCAAACCGTCATATCCGCTGAAAACGGAACTTTCACCTTCCGTCACTGAAATCATATTGATGATCCCTGTCCCGCCCGTCACAAAGCTGCTGCTCTCCTGGGCGCGCTTTCGCTGAAGCTCCATCGCTTCTTCGAAACCTTTCTCATCTACAGAGAAACCTTCTTTTCCGGCCAGGGCTGTAGTCAGTTCCAGGGGAAACCCGAATGTATCATAGAGTATGAAAGCTTTTTCTCCTCCTATGACGTTTCCGCCTCCCTCCCTTACCGTGGCCAGTATCGATTCGAATCTGCTTTTTCCATCTTCGAGAGTCCTGAAAAAACTCTCCTCCTCGGAACGGACTATTCTCTCTACATCGGCACGGCGGCGCTCCAGTTCAGGATATGCATCACGCATCACTTCCGCCACGACGCTCACCAGGCCTGTCAGAAACGGACTGTCGATACCGAACATATGAAGCCGTGTGAGTGCCCTCCTCAGAATACGCCTGAGAAGATATCCGCGCCCCTCGTTCGACGGATAGATACCCTCCGACAATGTAAAGGTAAGCGCACGGGCATGATCCGCGATCATATTGATATCCATCCGCTCGGCGTGGCCGATACTTGTCCCTTCCGGCAGACCGGCGATCACGGCATCTATGATCGGGGAGAACACATCTGTATGAAAATTGTCATCCACACCCTGCATGATCATCGCGATGCGTTCAAGGCCGGCTCCCGTATCTATCCCGGGCTTGTCGAGCGGCCTGTATTCACCGTTCTCATCAAGAAAGTACTGTGGGAAAACGAGGTTCCAGAATTCGAGGTACCTGTCGCAGTCGCACCCGGGAGCGCATCCCGGCTCACCGCAACTCTTCTCTTCCCCGGCATCGTAATATATCTCGGAGCAGGGGCCGCATACACCTGTCGCCCCGACCGGTCCCCAGAAGTTATCCTTCTTCCCCAGCCTCACTATCTTCTCAGCCTCGACTCCCACGTCCCTGTTCCATATCTCGAAAGCTTCATCATCTTCCCGGTAGATACTGACGTACAGCCTGTCCTTCGGCAACTGGAGGACATCCATCACAAATTCCCAGGCCCATGCGATAGCTTCCTTTTTGAAATAGTCGCCGAAGCTGAAGTTGCCCAGCATCTCGAACAAGGTATGATGGCGCAGAGTCTTTCCGATATTCTCGAGATCTCCGGCCCTCAGGCATTTCTGAACACTGACAGCCCTTGTGTATGGCAGGTTTTCCGGCTGTAGATAAAAGTCCTTGAACTGGACCATTCCAGCTGAATTAAAGAGAAGTGTGGGATCGTTCTTCGGCACAAGGGGCGCGCTCGGCACTTCTGTATGCCCTTTTGCCAGAAAGAAATCCACGTAGGCTTTTCTTATATCATCTGCTGTCCGTATATCTGGGTTCATCCTGCTCTCCGGAAAATCCACCTCTTAGAATATCACAACATATATCTGATACGATCGCGCCGCTGTATCCCCTTCTCAGAAGATATCCCCGCACTCTGGACGCGACCCTGCGTAAATCAGTCTCCCGCATCCTCGAGACTCTGTCTTCAGCCAGCTTGAGCGCGACCCGTTTTTCCTCTTCCCCGGAAAAAGCATTATCGACGACATCATCGATTATCCCGGAAGAAATGCCGGCCTCCGCCAGTCTCATCCGAACCAGTCCGGGCCCTGCACCACGGAATCCTGTCAGGTATCCCGAAAGCTCTGAAGCGAACCTGCGGTCGTCCAGATAGCCCTTCTGACGAAGCGTATCGACAATATAGTCAATTACTTCAGGATTTTCCAGGCCTTCATCCCGAAGAGC of Candidatus Latescibacterota bacterium contains these proteins:
- a CDS encoding SIS domain-containing protein, which translates into the protein MDRDDYTGQVRTELDALKKVLERLPSDEIEKIVGMAEIMAAAIRRGNVIFTCGNGGSAADAQHIAGELVGRFRRKKIKGYKSFALTVNSSVVTALANDFSYDEVFSKQLESLGNEGDVLLALSTSGNSPNMLRALEMSSDLGMTSLAFTGVDGGRMAGTAEVCLIVPDDDFARIQEVHMTMGHILCGLVEEMVVNG
- a CDS encoding RecX family transcriptional regulator — translated: MTSEVVPAEEVASVKRKSGRLRKIITTGERTFLLLDKTPAARFLEEGLALSPDDIEELEGTAAMEAGLVFACGFLARRERSEKQVRKALRDEGLENPEVIDYIVDTLRQKGYLDDRRFASELSGYLTGFRGAGPGLVRMRLAEAGISSGIIDDVVDNAFSGEEEKRVALKLAEDRVSRMRETDLRRVASRVRGYLLRRGYSGAIVSDICCDILRGGFSGEQDEPRYTDSR
- the alaS gene encoding alanine--tRNA ligase, which produces MNPDIRTADDIRKAYVDFFLAKGHTEVPSAPLVPKNDPTLLFNSAGMVQFKDFYLQPENLPYTRAVSVQKCLRAGDLENIGKTLRHHTLFEMLGNFSFGDYFKKEAIAWAWEFVMDVLQLPKDRLYVSIYREDDEAFEIWNRDVGVEAEKIVRLGKKDNFWGPVGATGVCGPCSEIYYDAGEEKSCGEPGCAPGCDCDRYLEFWNLVFPQYFLDENGEYRPLDKPGIDTGAGLERIAMIMQGVDDNFHTDVFSPIIDAVIAGLPEGTSIGHAERMDINMIADHARALTFTLSEGIYPSNEGRGYLLRRILRRALTRLHMFGIDSPFLTGLVSVVAEVMRDAYPELERRRADVERIVRSEEESFFRTLEDGKSRFESILATVREGGGNVIGGEKAFILYDTFGFPLELTTALAGKEGFSVDEKGFEEAMELQRKRAQESSSFVTGGTGIINMISVTEGESSVFSGYDGLTGEGILRSYRVTDRDERKDVNWDDRSGSALELVFDKTPFYATSGGQMADRGKVKIAGIQMMVRDVFKRGGDTVHLVEPEDPSPDLEMLTAEGERALLEVDSEWRLAIASNHTATHLLHAALRQVVGEHVAQAGSMVDGERLRFDFNHFQAVSVEEKREIEDLVNGWVRDLLSVNTELMDYQAAVKSGAIAIFDEKYGAKVRVVSTGKVSTELCGGTHLDNSGRIGFFVIIAEGSVAAGVRRIEAMTGAAALEFIHGRMDEEEKTAGLLNARPAELPARITSLLGEIENMKKTIKELEKGEAGGGFDAILKKAVDVGGVKVVAGRIPVQDPGRLRAQADVFRERVASGVAVFSAPSKGKMHYVVAVTDDLLKTGVQADLLVKELGEIAGGGGGGKKHLAQLGTKDLESEKKVFDALPDILGRLLSERG
- a CDS encoding SLBB domain-containing protein, which translates into the protein MKLFKESIFLLLFVCVLVSGSAAIAQSARGTLIDGALSESDAVRKTAEKEQTGSIMYSGLEHPRLEQAVDPDEYILGPYDRLLVNITGPEPRAIQLVVLPEGYVFFPGVGGIYADGLTMTRFREVLSEKIDMYFKNIEVSCYLQQPRVFKVYVTGEVAVPGAVEVTAVQRVSDAIELAGSINSKGSNRRVQLCRGEDTLSVDILKFVLEGDFSRNPVLSNGDRIHVPVADLHTVVRGSVNRSAVYEMLPEETVLDIIRLAGGFSGEAFSDTILLSRVEDDGSVLTGPVARSEFGKIVLRDRDEINVMDGMTGTSRVYVFGATRKTGHYYITEGEGLTDLLARVGQFQPDVDFSAASIERKNGEIIRLDLRDYIPPIQTRELSLKDGDMLHIPAISKTVAVGGEVQLPGKFMYEGDWTVAQYVGLAGGPTENGSINRVVIYSPDGHERKGDGQTRPNRGDVIIVKRSKSRVFGSIFSSFVTMGTVILSIIVLTK